CCGGACGCCGAAATTGCCTACCGGCGCGGATTCTCCCGCTCGAAGGTTCAGCGCATCCGCACCGAGGGAATTGCCACCATGCGCCGCGCACTCGTCGGCGACGAGGAGGTGACCGAGTGACCGCCCCCAACCTCTTCGAGGTCGCCACGCCCGACCGCCTCGGGACGCTCCAGGAGCTCCTCAAGGAGCCCCGCGTCGGCGTCCTCGCGGACGGCGAGCTCGTGACCTACGTCACTCCCCCGCTCTTCTGAGCACCTAGGCCCCTGCCACCTCGGCGGGGGCCTTTTCGCGTGAGCCGGTTTGCGCGAACCGGTCTGCGCGTGTATACTCACGCATGTCAGCAACCCAAGAGAGGAGCCTCAGCCCATGACCCGCTACCCAGAGCCCCGCTTCGGCTTCTTCATCGGCCAGCGCGTCAACACCCCCGATGGCGTCGGCGTCGTCGTCCACGTCCACCACACCTACGCCGACCGCTGGCAGACTCGCCCCTCGGGCGTCGAGTCCGTCGAGGTCGGCTTCGACTCCGCTGGACTCCGTTTCGAGGCATCCCGTACCTACGCTCCCACCGACATCACCCCGCGCCGCGCCGAGCCCAAGGCCTCCGTCGAGGAGTGGATCGCCGCCCGCGCGACCCCCGGCTTCAAGCCTCGCGACATCCGCCCACGACCCCGCAAGCTCCCCCGGCTCCCCGAAGCTCGCTTCCGCAAGCTCCTCGCCGAGCAGGGCGGCCGCCAGCTTTCGTGACCGTCCCCACGTAAACCGGCTGGCGCTGGTCGGTTTACGTGGCTATCATCATTTACACAACGACCGACCCCCTCATCCCGTTAGGAGCTCCGCATGAACGCCACCGCCAAGTTCGCCACTCGTGAGGAGTGGCTCGTCGCCGCCGTCGACGCCCTCCGCCCGCTCTTCGCGGAGGCCGGTGCTGAGCTCCCCGCGGTTCGGGTCTCCGTCGGCTGGCCGGGCGGCAACGGCAAGAAGAACGCCGTCATCGGCCAGTGCTGGGCCTCCGCCGCATCCGCCGACAAGGTCTCCCAGCTCTTCATTTCGCCCGTCCTCGCCGACGCCGTCCGCGTGCTCGACGTCCTCACGCACGAGCTCGTCCACGCCTGGGACGACAACAAGAGCGGCCACCGCGGCGCGTTCGCCCGCCTCGCCAAGAAGCTCGGCCTCAAGGGTCCGATGACCGCGACCACCGCGGGCAACGAGCTCAAGGAGCGCCTCGCGGCCATCGTCGGCGAGCTTGGCCCCTACCCCCACGCCGCCATCACCCCGGCGCTCGCGGGCATCAAGAAGCAGAGCACGCGGATGCTCAAGGTCGAATGCGCCTCGGGCTCCGGCTACCTCGTCCGGATGACCCGCAAGTGGCTCGACGAGTACGGGACGCCGTCCTGCCCCTGCCACGGCGAGCCGATGGCGGAGGCGGCATGACCCCCGACGACCTCGGCCCGCTGGGCTGGCCCCTCGCGGGGCTGGCCTGGGCGGCCTTCCTCCTCCCCCACTTCGCCCGCTGGAACCGCGCCCGCCGCGCCGAACGAAAGAACGCCACCATGACCGCCCCCGAGACACTCGCGGCCCGTCGCGCCGCGCTCATCCGCGAGGAGTACGCCAAGGCCCCGGCCCTCTCGCCGTTCTCACGCTCGCCCCTCTCATACGAGACGGCCGCCGAGCTCGGCACCCGTTCCGCCTCCCGCGCCGCACACCGTGCCGACTCCCTCCTCACCGAGGAGGCCGCATGACCCCGTCTCGCATCAACCCCGACTCTCGCGCGGTCCTCGTCGTCGCCACGGTCGCGACGGCGGCCCTCGCCCTCGTCTCCTTCCTCCTGAGCTTCAACGGCCTCGCGGATGCCGCCGCCTGGGCCAACGTCCCCGGCTGGCTCGCCTGGGCTATCCCGGCATACGTCGACGGGGCGATCCTCGTTTACACGCTCGCGGCCCTCGTCTTCCGAGCTCGCGGCGAGTCGGCCCGCCTGGAGTGGGCCGCGCTGGGCGTCTTCGCGGCGCTCTCCGTCGCCGCCAATGGCGTCCACGCCTGGGAGACGGCCCCGGCAGGGCTCCGCGTCACCCTCGGCGTCCTCCTGGCCGCCCTCGCGCCGGTCTCCGTCGTCCTGACGACGCACACCATCGCGCGCCTCATCGTCGCCCCTCCGGCCGCCGAGGGGGTCGCCGAGGAGGTCGCCGAGGAGGTCGCCGAGGAGACCGCCGAGACGAGCCCGCGGACGGCCCAGGAGGCCCCGCGCGAGTACCCGGAGCCGCTCAAGCTCGCCGAGCTCCCCACCTCCGTCGACGCCCGCAACGCGGCGATCCGGCGACTCGACGCCGAGGGCAAGAGCCTCCGCGCCATCGCCGCCGAGGTCGGCGTCTCCAAGTCCACCGTCTCCCGCATCCTCAACCGCCACCCCGACGACGAAGCGGCGGCCTGAGAGTCGATAGGCTGAAATGTTCGACCCAGAAAGGAACCGCATGAAGCGCAAGCCTCTCGTCATCACGCTCTCCGTCGTCGGCGCGCTCGCCCTCATCGGCATCGTCGGCAACGCCCTCGGGCTCGGCGGCGGAGCGGACGCAGAAGCCGCCCCGACGGCCCAGCCCACGACCATCGCGACCGGGCCCACGACGAAGACGTCCGCCCCTCCCGCGGCCGAGGAAGAGCCGGAGCCCACCCGGTGCCTCGCCGTCGCCGAGAGCGCCAAGGCGGCAATCTCCGAGGGCCTCCAGGGCGGCATCACGCTCGACTCCTGGGCGGCCGTGCGCTCCGAGGATCGCGAGGCCGTCTGGTTTGTCTCCGCCAAGGGCTCGGGCGGCTTCCTCCAGGACGGCGATGTCCTGACCTTCGCGACCGGCTACGACCCGACCATCGAAGGCGGCGCGCTCGGCCTCACCGTGTCCGCCGACGGCTTCGCCCAGCAGGCCACCACTTGGCCTTACGGCCCGGACTCGGCCCTCGGCGTCTCCTTCGTCGAG
This Microbacterium sp. XT11 DNA region includes the following protein-coding sequences:
- a CDS encoding DUF2637 domain-containing protein; amino-acid sequence: MTPSRINPDSRAVLVVATVATAALALVSFLLSFNGLADAAAWANVPGWLAWAIPAYVDGAILVYTLAALVFRARGESARLEWAALGVFAALSVAANGVHAWETAPAGLRVTLGVLLAALAPVSVVLTTHTIARLIVAPPAAEGVAEEVAEEVAEETAETSPRTAQEAPREYPEPLKLAELPTSVDARNAAIRRLDAEGKSLRAIAAEVGVSKSTVSRILNRHPDDEAAA